DNA sequence from the Streptomyces sp. NBC_01497 genome:
GCGGACCCCCGGAGGCGTTCACGGCGCCGGCGCTGCCGGACGCCCCGGCCTGGCCGGAGCCGGACCGGGACACGGAGGAGGACTTCCTGTGAGGGACCACGGATGGCCGCCGTTCCTGGCGGCAGTCGACGCACACCCGACGGCGGGCACGGGACGACGGCGGGGAGGCACCAGGTGACGGGGCTCCTCGGCGCCGTCCGGGACACGGACCCGGGCGCGGCGGCGGCGCGGGCCACCGAGGCCATCCTGCGCGACACCCTGCACGGCACGCACCGCGGTGTGGTGGTGGACTCCCCGCCCGGCGCGGGCAAGTCGACACTCGTCGTGCGCGCGGCCCTTGAACTCGCCGCCGCGGGGCGGCCGCTGATGGTGGTCGCGCAGACCAACGCCCAGGTGGACGACCTGGTTCTGCGACTCGGCGAGAAGGACCCCGAACTGCCCGTCGGGCGGCTGCACAGCAGCGACGCGGACCCTTACGACCCGGCGCTCGACGCCCTGGAGAACGTGCGCAAGTCGTCCAGGGCGGCCGACCTCGCCGGCCTCGACGTCGTGGTCTCGACCGCCGCGAAATGGGCTCACGTCCAGGGCGTGGAGCCGTGGGGGCACGCCATCGTGGACGAGGCGTACCAGATGCGGTCCGACGCGCTGCTCGCCGTCGCCGGGCTGTTCGAGCGGGCGCTGTTCGTCGGCGACCCCGGCCAGCTCGACCCGTTCAGCGTCGTGGGGGCCGAGCAGTGGGCGGGCCTCTCGTACGACCCGTCGGCGAGTGCCGTCTCCACGCTGCTCGCGCACAATCCGCATCTGCCGCAGCACCGCCTGCCGGTGTCGTGGCGGCTGCCCGCCTCGGCGGCGCCGCTGGTGTCCCGCGCGTTCTACCCGTACACCCCGTTTCGCAGCGGTACGGACCACGGTGACCGGCTGCTCGCCTTCGGCGTCGCGTCCGACGGCTCCGGCACGGATAAGGTGCTGGACGAGGCCGCCGCATCCGGCTGGGGCCTGCTGGAACTCCCCGCGCGGCGCACCCCGCGCACCGACCCGGAAGCGGTGCGCGCCCTCGCCGGGGTCGTCCGCAGGCTGCTGGAGCGGGGCTGCGTCGCGACGAGCGAGCGCGCGGACGGGCCGGTGCCGGTGACGGCCGACCGGGTCGCCGTGGGCACGGCCCATCGCGACCAGGCGGCGGCGGTCCGCGCGGCGCTCGCGGAACTCGGCGTGCGCGGCGTCGCGGTGGACACCGCGAACCGTCTCCAGGGACGCGAGTTCGACGTCACGGTGGTGCTGCACCCGCTCTCCGGGCGGCCGGACGCCACGGCCTTCCACCTGGAGACCGGCCGTCTGTGCGTCCTCGCGTCCCGGCACCGGCACGCGTGCGTGGTGGTCTGCAGGGCGGGCGTCGAGGACCTGCTGGACGACCATCCCTCGACCGAACCCGTCCAGTTGGGTGTGAGCGTGAAGTTCCCGGACGGCTGGGAGGCCAACCACGCGGTACTGGCCCATCTGCGCGAACACCGGGTGATCGCGTGAGGCGTGGGGCTTCGGCCGCGCTCCTTCGGCCGTGCACCCTGGGCCGGGATGATCCTCCGGCCGCGAACGCCGGGCCCTGACGGGTGAGCGCGTGACGCGGTGGGCGGACCTGGGCCGTCCCGAACACCGGGCGGGGGCCCGTCGCCGCGCCGTCGCGTGGGGTCAGAGCGGCCGGGCGGGGCCCGTACCGGAGCGGGCGAGGAAGGCCTGCACGCCGTGGACCTTGCGCTGCGGCAGCAGCACCCGGGCCGTCGTCGTCAGTATCCCCTGGATACGGGACGACTTGACGTCCTCCAGCAGGTCGAGCGCCGCGTTCCCCGCGGCCGCCGCCTCCTCGGGGGAGCCGGAGTGCGCGAGCGACGTGGCCAGTTGGACGCGGTACAGCGCGAGGTTGCGGGCGAAACGCCCGTCCCTGAGCGCTGTTGCCCGGTAGGCGCGGCGCGCGGCGCGCGGCCAGTCGCCCAGAGCGGCGTGGCAGCGGGCCTCCAGCCAGGCCAGTTCCGGTTCACCGAAGAACGACATCCACTCGGGGTCCTCGTCCGACTCCCCTCGCTCGAAGAGGGCGTGGGCCCCCGCCAGGCTCTCGGTCGCCGCGCTCCGGTCGCCCAGCCCGGCCCAGCCGGCCGCCTCCCGCATCGTGAGCAGCGCGAGCAGCCGCGGTGACGGCAGCCGGGCCGCGGCGCGCCGGCCCGCCTGTGCCGCGCGTACCGCCTCGCGGTGCTTGCCCGCGTCGTCGGCCAGGAACGCGATGTTGCAGAAGGCGTGCGCCTCCAGCGGCGCGTCGTCCGCGACGCGTGCCGTGGCCAGCGCCTCCGCGTAGTGCGACCTGGCCTGTTCGAAGCGGCCCGAGTCATGGGCCAGCCACCCTACGGAGAGGGCGAGTTCGCCGGCGCCCACGTGCAGCCGGTCCGCGAGGGCCGGCCCGCTCACGTGCCCGGAGTCGAGCAGCGCGTACGCGGCGTGCAGTGGCTCCCTCGCCCGCCGGAACAGATCGTCCGCGCCGTGCCGGTCGTCCAGCAGGCGGATGCGGCGGACTTCGTCCTCCACCGCGCGCACCTCGGGTTCGCCGAGGCGGCCCGCGCCGTGTCCGGCGCGGCGCGGTACGGGGATTCCGAGGGTCGCGAACGCCATACCTGCGCTGCCGCTCGCCATGAACGCACGACGCAGCATGTCGCTCTCCTTGTCCGGATCGTGGGGGTCGTCGGGCGGGTGGGTGCCATGAGGATGGTGGGGATGAAGGCGGTGATTGGGGTGTTGGTGGTGCTGAGTCGCGAGAGGCCGTCCGGCGGCGGTCCCGCCCGCCCCACTCGCCCCGCTCGCCCTTCCGGTCCCCGCGGGCCGGCCGGCGCCTTCGGAGGGCTCGGAGCCGGGGTGCCCGCGGCGCCCGGGCGCCGCGTCCGGCTCCGCCGGGGACGCCGTGAGGGCCCGCGTACCCCTGCCCCGTACCGCCTGGCGCGCGAAGAAGCCGAGGTCCGCGAGGGACTTCCCGGGGAACATGTGGAGGAAGACCCGTTCGTAGGCGTAGTTGGGGCAGCGGATCTCACCCGACTCCACCCGTCCGACGTAGCGCGCGTCGCAGGCGACGTGCTCACCGATCTCCCGTGCCGCTCTGCGTACCGCCGCCGCGAACTCCCCGGGAGAGCGCGATCCCCGCAGGCCGCGGAACGCGGAGTTGGGAACTGCCGGTGACGTCGCCATGGCCGAGCCCTCTCTTGGTGCGGGGCAAGAATGTACCCGCTGTTACGGGGTGCGCACAGAGGGTTTGGCTACAAACCGGATAACTCGCCCACGATCTGCCATGAACTGCCATCCTTTGCGGCGGCGTGCCGCCGTAGCTGTTGACGCCGCCAAGCGTTGAACCTCCTGGAGACGTGCGACGTGTCTCGCTCGACGACTCGTGACGCGACGAGGAGGGTCCGCCTTGTTCGAGGTGGAGGTGGAGGTCGGCATGGAAGCCAGTCAGGGGCCGCTCGCGGCCGGCCGGTGTGCGGCGGAGGCGACCCGCGAGGCCGCGGGAGCCGCGAACGCTGCCGCGGCCCGGGCCGCGAACGTGAGCGCCGGGAGCGCCGCCGCGCACCCGGCCGCGGGCGGTGCCGCCGACCGGGCCGCCGCCGGCGAACAGCAGGCCGCCGCCCCGCACCCCGGTCCTCCGGGCCGCTCCCGGGTCGCGCCGCCCTGCGACCTCGTCATGGTTCCGGCCCGGCAGGGCCTGGAAGCCGTGGACATCCTGCGCCGGGGCGAGGTGCCGGCCGTCGGACCGGTCATCCACGACGGACCCTGCGACACGCTCGGTTTCCTCGTCCCGTCCGGTACCGCGGCCGCCTGGGACGTTCCCGGCAGCGCCTGTACCCAGACGGACGGCCGCGGCGTGCGGCTGGCGTCGGACCCTCCGGTCGTGGGCACCGGCTGGCTGTTGGCGCCGGGCAGCACCCAGGGCCCCGTCACCGATCCGACGCGGCTGCGCGCGGCACTGGACGAGGCGGCGCGCACCATCGAGGCCGCCGACCGGCACAGATGATCTCCCCGCGCCGCGCGCGGGCCGCCCCGCACCACCCCGGGAGCCCTTGGCCGCACGTGTGACCCCCGGGTCCGCGCGGGAGCGGCGGGGGCCGCGCGGGAGCGGCGGCCCGAGGCACGGCGATAATGGAACCGTGGCCAGAAATGTACGGAGAGCGGCGCGATCGTCGTCGACACCCTCGGCGCCCGCGGCGCGGGGCAGCGTCGGCGGCGGCACCGCCGAACTCGTGCCGGACCGGGAGCGCCCCGGCGCCACGACGCTGCTGCTCGACGGGGCGCCGCAGTCGCACGTCGACCTCGCGGACCCGGGCCACCTCGACTTCCCCTATCAGCGCAGACTCGGCCACGCCGTGGACCTGTTGGCTCCTGAACGGCAGCCGCTGCGCGTGCTGCACCTCGGCGGGGGCGCCTTCACCCTGGCCCGCTACGTCGCCGCGACCAGGCCCCGTTCGACGCAGCAGGTGATCGAGGCGGACGGCGCGCTCGTCGAGTTCGTCCGCGCGCACCTCCCGCTCGACCCCGCCGCGCGCGTACGGGTGCGTACGGCCGACGCGCGCGAGGGGCTCGCCAAGGTGCACGACGGTTGGGCGGACCTGGTCATCGCGGACGTCTTCGCGGGGGCCCGCACCCCCGCTCACCTCACCAGCGCCGAATTCCTCGCGGAGGTACGGCGGGTGCTCGCACCGGGCGGGTGGTACGCGGCGAACGTGGCCGACGGTCCGCCCCTGGCCTACCTGCGCGGCCAGATCGCCACCGTCGCCTCGGCGTTCGGGCGGCTCGCGCTCGCCGCCGACCCGGCGGTGCTGCGCGGGCGGCGTTTCGGCAACGCCGTACTGCTCGCGGCCGACGGCGACCTGCCGGTCGCGGAACTGACCCGGCGCGTGGCGACCGACCCGCACCCGGGACGCGTCGAACACGGGCGCGGGCTGGCGGACTTCACCGGCGGAGCCGCCGTCGTACGGGACACGGACGCCCGGCCCTCGCCGGTACCCCCGCCCGGCACCTTCGACTGAACGAGGGCGTTCACCGGGCGGGGCGGACCGGCGTCCGTAATGGGCGAGGACCGGACGTACCGCAACAGGGCGAGGGCAGGCCGGGCCGGGACCTGATCGGCCGGCACCGGGCCACGGCCTAGCGGGAGTCGAACTCGGCCATCGGTGCGTGGCCGTTCCAGGTGTAGAACACGGACGACTCCTGCTGTCCCTTCGTGAAGGTCACCCGGACCCATTCCGGTTGCGTCCAGGCCTGCATCTGCCAGCCCGCCGCCGGCGTCGCCGACACCAGGGACGCCGATGTCGCGCCCACGGAGAAGACGGCTCGGCCGCCGGTGATCTCGTAGTTCTTCAGCGTGCCCGAGGGGTCGGAGGAGGAAGGGGACACCGGCGGCGAAAGCGCGGGCCGCCGCGATGGTGACGCCGCGCCGGCTCCCGGCGGGTGCGGGGCCGGGGGCGTGCCGGACGCCTTTGACCGCGGGGAAGGCGGTGGTGCGGAAGGGCTCTCGGGACGCTGGGTGGCCGGGATCAGCGGGGGCGCCGAGGCCAGGGCGGGGGTCGTACCGGCCGCCGTGATCGGGACGGCGCGCGGCGGGTCGTACGCGGTGCCCGCCATCACCGAGTGCACGCCCCACCACGACAGCGTGACCGCCGCGCCGGTGGCGAGCGACCACGCGACGACGGGAACGAGTGCCTGGCGCATCCCCGCCATGGTGCACCACCGGGATGCCCCCTGTCTCACCCGGATGGCGTACGGTGCGGGCCATGGCACGAGTGCTCGTGGTCGAGGATGACCAGTTTGTGCGATCCGCACTGATCCGGCATCTGACCGAGGCGACCCACACCGTACGCAGCGTGGGCACCGCGCTCGAAGCCCTGCGCGAAGTCGCGCATTTCCCCTTCGACGTGGTGATCCTGGACCTCGGTCTGCCCGACCTGGACGGGTCCGAGGCGCTGAAGATGCTGCGCGGGATCACGGAGGTACCGGTGATCATCGCGACCGCCCGCGACGACGAAACCGAGATCGTCCGGCTGCTGAACGCGGGCGCCGACGACTACCTCACGAAGCCCTTCTCCGTGGACGTGCTGTCCGCGCGCATGGCGGCCGTGCTGCGCCGCTCGCGCCTCGGCCCGGCGGACGGGGAGGCGGGACACCTCATCGAGGTGGGCGGGCTCGCCATCGATCCGCTGCGCCGGCACGCCACCCTGGACGGTCTGGAACTCGACCTGACCCGAAGGGAGTTCGATCTGCTGACGTTCCTCGCGGGTCGCCCGGGAGTGGTCGTCGCGCGCAAGGAGCTGCTCGCCGAGGTGTGGCAGCAGTCCTACGGTGACGACCAGACGATCGACGTGCACCTGTCCTGGCTGCGCCGCAAACTCGGCGAGACGGCCGCGCGCCCGCGCTATCTGCACACCCTGCGGGGGGTCGGCGTGAAGCTGGAGCCACCGCGCGCGGGGGCCGCCGCACGATGAGATGGGCGCTGGTCAAGGTGGTGCTCGCGGTGAGCGTGATGGTCGTCGTCGCGTTCGCCGTGCCGCTCGGCCTCGTCGTCAAGGAGATGGCGCGCGACCGGGTGTTCACCAACGCGGAGCGCCAGGCCGCCACCATCGGCCCCGCCCTCGCCATCACCACGGACCGGGGCATGCTGGAGCGCGCGACGCTCTCCACCCAGGCGGGCTCCGACGGCCGGATGGCCGTGCACGTCCCGCCGGCGGACGGCGCCCCGGCCATCGACCTCGGCACCCGCAGGGCAGCGGCCTCGGACATCCGTACGGTCGAACGCGTCGGCCGCGCCTCGATCTCCGCGGTGCCGGGCGGCTTCGCGCTGCTCCAGCCGACCGCGCTCGGCACGGGCGTGACCGCCGTGGTGGAGGTCTACGTCCCCGAGGCCGACGTGACGCGGGGCGTCGCCACCGCGTGGCTGGTGCTGGCGGGGGTGGGGTGTGCCCTGGTCATGGGCTCCGTCGTGTTCGCCGACCGGCTCGGCCGCCGTACGGTGCGCCCGGCACGGCGGCTCGCCGACGCGGCGCAGGCGCTCGGTGAGGGCATGCTCGGCGCGCGCGTGCCCGAGGAGGGCCCGCCCGAACTGCGCTCCGCAGCGGTCGCGTTCAACGCGATGGCGGATCAGGTCGTCCAACTTCTCGATGCGGAGGGAGAGTTCGCCGCCGACCTGTCGCACCGGCTGCGCACCCCGCTGACCGTGCTGCGCCTCAACGCGGCCTCGCTCGGGGACGGTCCCGCCGCCGAGCACACCCGTGAGGCCGTCGCACGGCTGGAGCGTGAGGTCGACACCCTCATCGGTTCGGCCCGGGAGGCGAAGCCGCGTACCACCGGGACCACCGGGTCGGTGATCGGCTGCGACGTCAGCGAG
Encoded proteins:
- a CDS encoding AAA family ATPase, which codes for MTGLLGAVRDTDPGAAAARATEAILRDTLHGTHRGVVVDSPPGAGKSTLVVRAALELAAAGRPLMVVAQTNAQVDDLVLRLGEKDPELPVGRLHSSDADPYDPALDALENVRKSSRAADLAGLDVVVSTAAKWAHVQGVEPWGHAIVDEAYQMRSDALLAVAGLFERALFVGDPGQLDPFSVVGAEQWAGLSYDPSASAVSTLLAHNPHLPQHRLPVSWRLPASAAPLVSRAFYPYTPFRSGTDHGDRLLAFGVASDGSGTDKVLDEAAASGWGLLELPARRTPRTDPEAVRALAGVVRRLLERGCVATSERADGPVPVTADRVAVGTAHRDQAAAVRAALAELGVRGVAVDTANRLQGREFDVTVVLHPLSGRPDATAFHLETGRLCVLASRHRHACVVVCRAGVEDLLDDHPSTEPVQLGVSVKFPDGWEANHAVLAHLREHRVIA
- a CDS encoding spermidine synthase, whose translation is MPDRERPGATTLLLDGAPQSHVDLADPGHLDFPYQRRLGHAVDLLAPERQPLRVLHLGGGAFTLARYVAATRPRSTQQVIEADGALVEFVRAHLPLDPAARVRVRTADAREGLAKVHDGWADLVIADVFAGARTPAHLTSAEFLAEVRRVLAPGGWYAANVADGPPLAYLRGQIATVASAFGRLALAADPAVLRGRRFGNAVLLAADGDLPVAELTRRVATDPHPGRVEHGRGLADFTGGAAVVRDTDARPSPVPPPGTFD
- a CDS encoding response regulator transcription factor; translation: MARVLVVEDDQFVRSALIRHLTEATHTVRSVGTALEALREVAHFPFDVVILDLGLPDLDGSEALKMLRGITEVPVIIATARDDETEIVRLLNAGADDYLTKPFSVDVLSARMAAVLRRSRLGPADGEAGHLIEVGGLAIDPLRRHATLDGLELDLTRREFDLLTFLAGRPGVVVARKELLAEVWQQSYGDDQTIDVHLSWLRRKLGETAARPRYLHTLRGVGVKLEPPRAGAAAR
- a CDS encoding HAMP domain-containing sensor histidine kinase; amino-acid sequence: MRWALVKVVLAVSVMVVVAFAVPLGLVVKEMARDRVFTNAERQAATIGPALAITTDRGMLERATLSTQAGSDGRMAVHVPPADGAPAIDLGTRRAAASDIRTVERVGRASISAVPGGFALLQPTALGTGVTAVVEVYVPEADVTRGVATAWLVLAGVGCALVMGSVVFADRLGRRTVRPARRLADAAQALGEGMLGARVPEEGPPELRSAAVAFNAMADQVVQLLDAEGEFAADLSHRLRTPLTVLRLNAASLGDGPAAEHTREAVARLEREVDTLIGSAREAKPRTTGTTGSVIGCDVSEVVRERMDFWSALAEDEDRTVRVAGIGAPVRIPVARPEMVAALDALLGNVFRHTAEGTAFAVDVHNAPDAVIVLVSDAGPGIDDPRSALARGNSGGRPGSTGLGLDIARRVAESTGGDVRIGRSVLGGAEIRIWLGVTTPPRGGGGRGSGGSGGGRGVRGLGRTGHRRNRSDRIRSST